AAATTTTCTAGGTAACTCttttgtagagagagagagaaagagagatttattttagtttctaatccaaatgagagagaaaaaaggaatagaGAAGTTTTACAAGAAGTTGCAGTCTTATTCAGCATTGAATAACATTGTAGCATTTTGCAAAATATTGAtgtaaaataagaagaaaacacAAAGAATGCTTTTGAGAGAAAACTGTTATTTACTTAAAATGAAATTGTGACAATAGTTGTTACATAAATCAACTAACAGTGGGGCTATTTATACAGAACCTAAAACAGAGACTGAAAACTGGCGCCAAAAACAATAACCGTTTCTTCAAAACTTCAACCAATAAGATAGAGACACTTGGCATCTAATGTAACTAACTTCCCACTAATTTAAACGGTGCGTTtccctttcttttgtttgtttgccgtTTTATGCTTAGGCTTTCTTCCACTGATGTCGTTTTGCTCTCTTTGTTTGTCCTGTCGTTTATCTATTACTTCATTTACTTCGCCTTCACTCTATTacttcattcatttcagccttCAACACTTCCCCCTCAAGTCCAAAGGTTCTTAGACTCTGTGACTTGAACTGATTGCAAAACTTCAGGCTGAAATATGTCTTTCATTCCCAATTTTGCTGAGAGTCTTGTAAAAGCTGCCATGCCTAAAGCCTTTGTTAAAATATCAGCAACTTGAGAATTGGTTGCCACATGAAAAGTCTTTATTTTCCCTTCCAAAATCTTATCCCTTACCAGATGGCAGTCAACCTCTATGTGCTTAGTCCTCTCATGAAAAACTGGGTTTGCAGCTATATATAAAGCTGCTTGATTGTCACAAAATAACATAGCAGGTTTATGATGTTCAATCTGTAAATCCTTAAGCAATTGCATCACCCAAGTAATTTCACAAGCTACACTAGCCATTGCCCTATATTCACTGCAGAGGACCTGGACACCACCCCTTGCTTCTTTGATCTCCAAGATATCAAGGAATCACCCAAATACACTGCATATCCTGTTAAGGACCTACGGGTATCAGGGCATCCAGCCCAATCTGAATCACAAAAAGACTTAATGTGCAACTTTGAACTACTAGGAAAGAAAATCCCTTTACCTGGTGACCATTTGATAAATTGAAGAACCCTATGTGCTGCTAGTAGATGAGGTTCTCGAGGCTGTGACACAAATTGGCTCAATCTGTGCACAGCATATGTCAAGTCTGGTCTTGTCAAAGTTAAGTACAGTAGCCTGCCTATGAGCCTTCTATACACTCATGGGTCAGCAAGTAACTTCCCTTCATATTTGGACAGCCTCAAATTTTGCTCCATGGGAAATCTAACAGGTTTGCAGCCCATAATACCTGTGTCTTTCAAAATCTCCAAGGCATATTTCCTTTGAGTAAGACTAATACCTTCAGCAGTCCTTGcaacttctaaacccaagaAATACCTTAAGGTGCCAAGGTCTTTTAAGCCAAATTTATCATCAAGCAGTTTCTTCAAGGCAGCAACACAAGTAGGATTGTTACCTATAAgcagaatatcatcaacatagaccaAGAGTGCAGTGAATGAAGTTCCTTGTGAATGTGTGAACAAGGAGTAATCTGATTTTGACTGCACAAAACCCATCTGCAATATGGTATTTGAAAATTTCTCAAACCATTGTCTTGAGGCCTGTTTGAGACCATATAAACTCTTGTTTAACTTGCATACTAAACCCTCCCCCTTGCTGTGAAAACCAGGTGGCAAAGACATGTACACATCCTCCACCAAATCACCATGTAAGAATGCATTgttaacatccatttgatgcAAAACCCACCCTTTCACAGAAGCCAAGGAAAGCACTATTCTAACAGAAACAGATTTGGCAACTGGAGAAAAGGTTTCAGAGTGATCAAGACCAAGCTTCTGAGTAAATCCTTTAGCAACTAAACGAGCCTTAAACctctcaatggacccatcaggaAAGTATTTAATCCTATAAACCCACTTGCAGCCTATTGCAGTCTTACCAGATGGCAATGGGGTTAAAGTCCAAGTATCATTGACTTCTAAGGCTTCAATTTCTTTGTCCATGGCAGCCCTCCATTCAGGAAATTGCACAGCCTGATGAAAAGAGACAGGTTCTGATGGAGTAGCATTGACTGCTAGAACAAATGACTTAAAAGAGGAGCCCAAGTGAGAATAGCTCAAGTAGTCTGAAATGGTATAAGGCAGACCAAGTTGAGGTTTAGCACTAACCATCTTACAAGAGTAGTCTGAAAGATAAGAAGGAGCAACATGGGGTCTAGTGGACCTTCTTAAAGGAGCAGATAAAGCAGAAGGAATAGGAGTAGAATCAGAATGAGAAATAGATTCAGATAAAGAAGGAGTGGTGGCTGGAAGCTCTAAGGAAACAGAATCAGTGGAATGAGAAGAATCTAAAGAAGCTGGTATGGAAATATCAAAGGAAGGAGAAGGAACAGTAAGGGGAACAGAATCAGAATCACAAGGAAATAGAGAAGAAACATGAGGAAACACAAAATCATGCAAGTATGAGGTAGATGGTGAAGGATTAGAAGCATAAGGAAATATTGTCTCATAAAACACAATATCCCTGGAAATGAAAATAGAATTGGAGTCAAGGTCCAATACTTTGTAGCCTTTAATGCCATGAGGGTAACCtaagaaaacacattttctgGCCCTAGGTGCAAATTTGTGCCTATGATTGGGTGAAGTGGagacaaaacacaaacaaccaaaatttttgagatgAGCATAAGAAGGTGGAGCATGAAAAAGAAGTTCATAAGGAGTTTTATTACCCAAAGATTTGGAAGGAATCCTATTAATCAAGTGAACTGCAGTAAGAATGCAAATACCCAAAAACACAAAGGAACTTGGGATTGAAATTTCAATGCCCTAGCAACATTGAGTATATGTTGATGCTTCCTTTCAACAATggcattttgttgaggagtatCAACACAAGAAAACTGATGCAAAATGCCATTGGATTGAAAGAAATCTTTGAGGAAAAATTCAGTACCATTATCACTTCTAATGGTCTTAATATTGCTATGAAATTGAGTTTTAACCATGTTAGCAAAACTAGGAATTAAAGACTGAGTATCAGACTTCAGTTTGAGCAAATACACCCAAGTGCATCTAGAAAAATCATCTACAATGGTCAAAAAGTACTTATAACCTTCAATAGTGCAAGTAGAAAAGGGACCCCAAAGGTCACAATGGATCAATTCAAAGGGAGTAGAAGATACATGAGTACTAATGGAAAAAGGAAGCCTTttctgttttgaaaaatgacaaaCTTCACAGCATGGAGTTTTATTGGAAATGtcaatatttacaatatttttcaacaaTTGAATTTTGGAAAATGAAGGATGACCTAGTCTAGTGTGCCACAAATTTGAAGATGAACTGGCAGCAGCAGTGAGAGCATAAGAACTTTGTTGTTTAGCTGAGTTCAACAGATACAAGCCATTGCTCACTCTACCTTGACCAATCATGCTCCATTGAGCAAGGTCCTGAATAAAGCAATGATGACCAAAGAATATAAGACAACAAAATAAGGATTTTGTAAGCTTACTCACTGAAATCAGATTAAAACCAAAAGATGGGACACACAAAACATTAGTTAAAACAAGTGTAGAAGAGAGATGCACAGTGCCCACATGTGTGACTAAGGCTTCTTCCCCATTAGGCAAATAGACACAAGTATTGACTATGGAAGTGATAGAAGTGAATTAAGTTACTGAGTGCACCATGTGATCGCTGTACCCGTTGTCTATGATCCAAGAATCGATTTGTGGGCAAATTCACGCTTTTGAGCGTAAAAAACGTAATGTGAAAGATTGGGTGGAATCCAAAAGGGGTTACTCCGAAAAACTAGTAGAGAAGGGAGGGGAATTGGAAGTGGTAGGCAAAGATGATTGAAGTTGTGGTGAAGTTGGAACAAAGATTGGAAGTCATGACAGATGCAACATGACTAGTCGGGAGTGCCAAAACCTCGAACCCACACCTCGCATACCCTTTCAAGAAACTCAGCAATTGCTCACACTGAGCTTGGGATATGGGACATTGAGGCTGATAAGAAGCACTCTGCTGCATGAAAGAATCACCAGGAGCACCATGTGCAAAACCAAAAGGTGAGCTAGCAGCACCATTCCCAAAACCAGACTGAGTACTAATGGGAGCATTCACCAAATTCTTAACCATTCCATCAGATTGAACACCAAAAGTAGGCATCCCAGCAGCCACACCATTTGACTAAGCTATGGAATTACCATCAAAACCAAGATTTCCTGAAACTTGATTAGCCATAGGCTTGGTACCTCCTTTGGGCTTATAACCAGGGGGGTACCCATGAAGTTTATAGCACTTATTTGCTATGTGTCCAGTAAAGCCACAATAAGTGCACACaggtctttctttctttcctttcccaCCAATTTTGTTCTGACCTTGATTTGCATTGAATggcctattattattattcacatACATTGCCACAGCATCCAATTGTTGAACCATATTAGCAGTGCTACCCAGattccttcttttctcttcttgcaaagctAAAGAACACACTTTACTAAGAGAAGGAAAAGGTTCAAGAAGCAAAATCTGCCCTATTAGGTTTCCATAGGTCATTCAAGCCCATCAAAAACGAAATACATGTTCTTCAGGCCGTGCATCTAACCGAGATGACTTAGAACCACAAACACAAGCACAAGTGCAAACTGTGAAAGGTTGATTATTAGCAAATTCATCCCATAAAGTCTTGAATTTAGTGAAATATGAACTCACCGAGAGTGATCCTTGAACCAAATGAGAAATCTCCTTTTGCAGCTCAAACAATCTTGGTGTATTGTCCTGAGATAGCCTGTTCTTGAGATCAATCCACAAATCTTTTGCAGAATTGATGTACATAACACTAGCTTTAAGATCAGGACTAAGCGAATTAGTTAGCCATGAAAGGATGGTAGTGTTGCATCTATTCCAAGAGTTGAATAAGGGTGAAGTTGGATCTGGTTCTGAAATTGAACCATTAACGAATCCAAACTTGTTCCTGGAACTCAGAGCCAGAATCACAGACCTCGCCCAAGTCATGTAATTCTCAGGGCCAATGAGAGGTTGAGATGTGAGAATAAGACCAGGATTCTCATTTGCTGGTAAGAAATAAGGATTGTTTGCATATTCATCTGCCATGACTACATTTGCAGTTGGAGTAGACGAAGAAGATGGTGCACTCGAAGAGTCTGAAGCCATGGGAAGCCAAGAAACttagttcaaagaaaaaaaaaactgtttggTTGGTaggaaagtgaaagaaaattgctctgataccatgtaaaataagaagaaaacacAGAGAATGCTTTTGAGAGAAAACTGTTATTTACTTAAAATGAAATTGTGATAATAGTTGTTACATAAATCAACTAACAGAGGGGCTATTTATACAGAACCTAAAACAGAGACTGAAAACTGGCGCCAAAAACAATAACCATTTCTTCAAAACTTCAACCAATAAGATAGAGACACTTGGCATCTAATGTAACTAACTTCCCACTAATTTAAACGGTGCgtttcccttttttttgtttgtttgccttTTTATGCTTAGGCTTTCTTCCACTGATGTCGTTTTGCTCTCTTTGTTTGTCATGTCGT
This genomic stretch from Castanea sativa cultivar Marrone di Chiusa Pesio chromosome 1, ASM4071231v1 harbors:
- the LOC142609730 gene encoding uncharacterized protein LOC142609730, whose protein sequence is MASDSSSAPSSSSTPTANVVMADEYANNPYFLPANENPGLILTSQPLIGPENYMTWARSVILALSSRNKFGFVNGSISEPDPTSPLFNSWNRCNTTILSWLTNSLSPDLKASVMYINSAKDLWIDLKNRLSQDNTPRLFELQKEISHLVQGSLSVSSYFTKFKTLWDEFANNQPFTVCTCACVCGSKSSRLDARPEEHILLLEPFPSLSKVCSLALQEEKRRNLGSTANMVQQLDAVAMYVNNNNRPFNANQGQNKIGGKGKKERPVCTYCGFTGHIANKCYKLHGYPPGYKPKGGTKPMANQVSGNLGFDGNSIA